Within the Streptomyces sp. R41 genome, the region CTCGCGCACGAAGCGGCGGCGCAGCTCGTCGGCCTCCTGGCCCGCGACCTTGTCGGGGCGCAGCAGCTTGACGGCTACGCGCCGGTCGAGGCGCTGGTCGTAGGCCGTCCAGACCTGGCCCATGCCGCCCTGCCCGATCAGCGTGGACAGTTCGTAGCGGTTCGCGATCATGCGTCCCGTCGCCACGCTCACCTGCCGTCCCTGCCGTCGTCGTGATGACCGTCGTGCTTGCGGAGGTAGTCACTGAGCTCGTCGAGCTCGGCACGCACCTGGTCGATCCGCGCGGGCGCGGGCCGCTGCGGGGGCGGCGGAACGGGGGTGTGCGGCGCGGGGGTGTGCTGCGCGGGAGCGGGCAGTGGTGTCACCAGCGGCTGCGGGGGCGTGGCCACGTACGGCGACATTGGCTGCGGGTAGCCGTAGTTCACCGCCGGGGCCTGGGGCGGCAGATAGCCGGTGGGGTACAGCCGGTGGTAATGGCGTATGTCGGCGTACAGGTAGTAGCCGACGCAGGCCGCGGCGTTCAGCAGCAGGATGATCATGCCCACGTTGCCGTTCGGGCTGCTGAAGTCGTCGGTGTGGTCGGTGCTGAGGAAGGCGAAGCTGGTGCCGAGGACCACGAGCGACCCCCCGAAGATCCACCAGTCCGCGCGCCGGTGGGTGACGATCGCCGCCCTGAGCGGCGCCACCCACGCCAGGAAGCCGATGCTGAGGATCGCCACTGCCACGAAGATCACGCGCAGCACGACCAGCACCCCGGTCGAGGGTCGCTTCGGCGGAGGCGGCGCGTAGCCGTGGCCTTGCATGGCTGCTCCTGGAGGCCTGATGGGGACGGACGTACGAGTTCGGAGTCCGAGCGTATAGGCCGACAAGGACAACGGGTCCCGGGTTGTACCGAACCGTTGTCGTGCTGATCACTTCGCGCGCCTCGGCGGGTTTTCGAGGGCTTCCCTGGAATCTCCCGTTCCGTCAGTCGGGCGCGACCGTCCCGTCCGTCAGACCGTCGTACATGCCGCGCACCAACTGTTCGCCGAGCCGGCCCGCGCGCCGGAGCGCGTCCTCGAACTCGGCCAGCGCGCGGAAGCGCTCGCCGTAGCGGCGCTGTTCGTCGAGCGGCAGCCGGGGCAGCTGGAGGCGGCGCACGTCGAGCCGGGTGGCGGTGGACGCGTAACTGCTGGCCTGGCGGTTGTTGGCGGTGCCGCGCAGGAAGCCGGCCAGGAACCACGGGTCGAGGGCGGCCGGGTCGGGGCGCAGGAGCGTGAGGTTGCGCCCCAGGGCGGCGCCCGCCGTGAGCTCGTCGACCACGCGCGCGACGGAGCCGCCGCCGAGCACAGGGACGACGACATCGCCCTTCTCGACCAGCACTGCTTCGTCCTCCCCTTCGGGAAGGGTCCCGGACGGCGCGATTCCGGCGAGCACGTCGTGGTCGGTGAGCACGGGCACGCGCGCGGGTGCCCCGTTTCCGCCTGTACGCAGCAGGAGCGCGCCCCCGCGCGCGAGTTCACCGACGGTGATGAGGGGCCAGCGCGCCGGCTGCGTGCGCTGCGCCTCGGAGGGCGTGAGGTCGGCGGTCAGGCGCAGGGTCTCGCCGAGCCGCTCGCGTACGTCCACGAGCTGCTCGGTGCCGCCCCCCGCGGTGGCCGGCGGCAGATGGCGGGCGGGGGCCAGGTCGACGTCGTCGTCGAGGAGTTCGATGACGGGCACCGAGCGGCTGAACCCGGGCTCCTCCCGCGCGCTGCCGGTGCGCTCGAAGGGCCGCCAGGCCTCGAGAACCGCCGTGCGCACGGCCTGCCAGTCCAGGCCGCCCCGGCCGTCCGCGGCCAGCGCACCGGTGTCGACGAGCAGCAACTCGGGCTGCGCGGGCGCCTTTTCGGGGCGCCGCAGCACCCAGATGTGCAGCGGGATGTTGTACGGGGGCGCCGCACCGATCGGCAGGGCGATCACCGCACGCAGCGCGCCGCGGCGCAGCAGGTCGGCTCGGATACGGCGGCCCGAGCGGCGGGAGGCGGCGGCCGGGGGCATCAGCATGACGGCGCTGCCGCCGTCCTTGAGGTGGGCCAACGCATGCTGCACCCACGCCAGTTCGGACTCCGTGCGGGCCGGGAAGCCGTACTCCCAGCGCGCGTCGTAGGCGAGCTCGTCGTGGCCCCAGTTGCGCTCGTTGAACGGCGGGTGGCACAGGACGGCGTCGGCCTGGAGCGTGGGATGCGCGTCGGCGCGCAGGGTGTCGCCGGCGGCGGTGCGGACGGCGGCCTTGCTCTGGAGGGCGAGCCGCAGCGCGGAGAGGGCCGCCAGTTCGGGGGCGCTGTCCTGGCCGTACAGCTCCTGGTCCGGCTTGGGCGCCACGGCCCGCAGGAGCGCACCGGTGCCGCACGCCGGATCGAGCGCCGTGCGCGCCGGTCCGGCCAGCTCGGCCATCAACGCGGCGAGGTCGCCCGGGGTGAGTGTGTACTGCCGCGGGTTGTTGTCGAGGTGCCGGCCCAGCAGGAACTCGTATGTCTGCCGCGCGCCCAGCCCGGCGGCGAGCTCGGCGGCGCCGCGCAAGAGCGGGGCGGAGGGGAGGAGCTCGGGGCCGGTCGGGGTGTTCACAGCGCGCTCGCGAGGCGCGCCGAAGCGGGGGGTGATCACCTGATCGAGCGCGGCGGGCAGCAGGGCGGCCAGGCGTTCGTCGGACCCCGCGCTCAGCTCCAGCCAGTCGGTGGGGCGGTCATGGATGAGCAGGAGTGCGCAGCCGGCGTGCACGAGGGCCGTGACGGGGCCCTCGGGGTGTCCGGCGAGCTGCTGCCAGACGCGTTCGCGGAGCGGGACCTCGGCGAGTTTGCCCTGGTCGCGCAGCCAGGCCTCGACTTCGGCGAGCGCGAAGGAGGGGCTGGTCTCGGTGCCGCCGACCGGCTTGGGGAAGTCGGCGTGGCGGCGGCGCCAGTTACTCACGGCGGCGCGGCCGACCCCGGCGAGCCGCGCGATCCCGGCAGCGGTCACCTCTGTCGCGTTGTCCTGCACCGCCCAGCTCCCCTCGTCCTGGCCTGTGACGCCTGGTGGCGCCGAATTTGCTCTGTGACGTCGAGCATACCGACGTGCGCAAGATCTAACGCTTCACAGGCGTGTACACAACCCTCCTTGTGAATCGTGTTGACTCGGTTCACACACTCTGCTGTTATTGACCCATCGAACGGGCGGACCGCCAGGAAGAGACGGTCGCCACTTGGGGAGGGGACAGTCATGGGCATGAAGGCCAAGGTCGCGCTGGGCGCTGTGGTGGGGATCATCGTCATCGGTACGGTGTCGGCGAACGCCGGAAACGGTGCGGACGGCAAGGGCTCCGGCGACAAGCAGAGCTCCGCCAGAGCCGACGAGAAGTCGGACGCAGGCGCGAAGTCCGACACGAAGCCCGCCGAGGACAAGGCAACCGAAAAGGCCTCCCAGGCGGAGCAGTTCAAGGCCTTCGTGAACAAGAACGGCAGCTCAAAGGAGAAGGCTGCCGTCTCCCACGTCACCAAGGTCCAGGGCGCCGACGAACAGAACGACCTGCTCGACTCCGCCGACGTCTACACCGACTTCACCGGCGGCCTGATGGGCAAGGGGACGGCTCCGGCCAAGCTCATCGCCTCCGCCTTCGCCGACTGGAAGCACAGCGCCAACGGCCTCGTCACCGTCTATGACGCCAACGGCGAGCTGCTCGGCAACGGCAACTTCTGATCCACGTACACCTCACCGCTCACCGAAATCCTGGGGAACACTCATGCGTCGCACCGCACTTGCCGCCCTCTGTCTCGCCGCCGCGGCCACCGCGGGCCTCACCGGCTGTCTGCCCGGCGAGAACAAGGCGGACAGCAAGCCGAAGGGCCCGTTCTCCGGGCTGACCGGGGGCGAAATCGCCGACCGCGCCGTGAAGGCCACCACGGGCGCCACCTCGCTCCGGATGAAGGGCGACGTCCCCGACGA harbors:
- a CDS encoding N-6 DNA methylase, whose product is MQDNATEVTAAGIARLAGVGRAAVSNWRRRHADFPKPVGGTETSPSFALAEVEAWLRDQGKLAEVPLRERVWQQLAGHPEGPVTALVHAGCALLLIHDRPTDWLELSAGSDERLAALLPAALDQVITPRFGAPRERAVNTPTGPELLPSAPLLRGAAELAAGLGARQTYEFLLGRHLDNNPRQYTLTPGDLAALMAELAGPARTALDPACGTGALLRAVAPKPDQELYGQDSAPELAALSALRLALQSKAAVRTAAGDTLRADAHPTLQADAVLCHPPFNERNWGHDELAYDARWEYGFPARTESELAWVQHALAHLKDGGSAVMLMPPAAASRRSGRRIRADLLRRGALRAVIALPIGAAPPYNIPLHIWVLRRPEKAPAQPELLLVDTGALAADGRGGLDWQAVRTAVLEAWRPFERTGSAREEPGFSRSVPVIELLDDDVDLAPARHLPPATAGGGTEQLVDVRERLGETLRLTADLTPSEAQRTQPARWPLITVGELARGGALLLRTGGNGAPARVPVLTDHDVLAGIAPSGTLPEGEDEAVLVEKGDVVVPVLGGGSVARVVDELTAGAALGRNLTLLRPDPAALDPWFLAGFLRGTANNRQASSYASTATRLDVRRLQLPRLPLDEQRRYGERFRALAEFEDALRRAGRLGEQLVRGMYDGLTDGTVAPD